The DNA sequence CCGCTGATGCAGACGTTGATCGAAGATAAATCATATTTCAGCAAATCCGGATGGTTCAACAAAGCGATGTACATCGTCGGTGCGCCTGGGAACATCGTCGGCCGGGTGCGCTCGATTGCTTTTAATGTTTGCTTGACATCAAAGCGCGGGAACAGCACCATTTTGCTCGCCATCATCACGGACAAATTCATCACCGTCGTCCTGCCGTACACGTGGAAAAACGGAAGCACACCGAGCACCGTTTCTTTTCCTTTTTCGCATTTATACACCCAATGGGCGCACATGAGCGTATTGGCGATCAAGTTGCGATGCGTCAACATGGCCGCTTTCGGATGTCCCGTCGTGCCGCCTGTATATTGCAGCAGCGCCACATCTTCCACGGGGTCGATGTCCACCCCGATCGGAGCGGTTTCCTTGCGGCTCATGATCGTACGGAACAGATGAACAGTTTCGCTTTCCGCGATGCGGACAATCGGCATGTTTTGCTTCCATTGCACAAGCGGATACAGCCATTTCTTCACCGTGGGCAAATACTCTTGCATTCTCGTGACAATCCAATGCTTGACCGGCGTCCTCCCTTTCACCTTTTCCGTCTTTGGATACAAAAGATCCATCGTCACGAGCACCGAGGCGCCGCTGTCGTTCAGCTGGTATTCAAGCTCATACTCGGTGTAAAGCGGATTCGTCTGCACGACGATGCCGCCCGCTAGGAGCGTCCCGTAGTAGCTGATCACCGCCTGCGGGCAGTTTGGCAGCATCACCGCCACCCGGTCTCCTTTTTTGAACACCAAGGCGGCGCAAAAAGTGGGCGAATGTGAGCGCCTGTTCATACACTTGGCGGAACGTCATCGTCTTTCCGAAAGGCTATTTTCGTATAGATTGTTGCTATATAGGACATTATGTACAATAGAGTCATAAAAGGTAGAAAGGGTGTTCCGTATGGCAATGGCTTGGCACGATGTTTACCAAGACTTCTATACACTTCCAAAGAAAGAACAGTTGGAATTATTTAGAGCCATTAAAAAGGACTTGTTTCCAGAGCCAAAATCCGACATTTCAAAAATGGTCAGAGAGGTTCGTGAAACTCGCTTTTCTAAAGGATTAGCGTGTGTTCACTGTGGAAGTATGTCCGTTAAACGTAATGGGAGATATCGTTCTCGCCAACGGTATCTATGTAAAGATTGTGGGAAGTCATTCAACGATATGACAGGTAGCCCATTGTCAGGAACAAGATACCCTCATAAATGGCTGAAATACTTTGAGATGATGGTGAAAGGCTACACATTGCCAAAGATAGCGGAAGAACTTCATATTCACATTTCAACTGCCTTTTATTGGCGACACAAAATTCTATATGCGATTCGTTCTCTTGGTCATCCAACACTAAAGGGAATCGTGGAAAGCGATGAAACTTACTTTTTAGAAAGTGAAAAAGGCAAAAAGTTCATCGCTCACAGAAAGGCTCGTAAACGTGGCGGTGTAGCCAAAAAACGTGGCATTTCTGAAGAACAAATTTGTGTGGTAGTTGCACACGATAGAAACGGACAAATCCTTTCCCAAATGGTAGGAAGAGGTCGTGTTACGGCTATGGAAATTGATGAGGTGTTAGGAAAACATATTGACACCTCTGCTTTGCTATGCACAGATACAGCAACCAACTATAAAAAATTCGCTACGATGAAGGAATTACAACACGAAGCCATTAATGTTCGCAAAGGTGTCTATACAAAGAAAGGAATTTACCATATTCAACACGTCAACGGGTATCATACTCGTTTGAAAAAGTGGATGGATAGGTTTCAAGGTGTAGCAACGAAATACCTTGATAACTACTTATTCTGGCATCGTTTTCTTGAATTGAATAAGAAGATACCGAAAAAAGAACAAGCGAAAGAAATGTTCCTTGCCTCTTGCCAACAAGTAAATTTTACAACTGTTGAAACAATTAGAAGGAGTGCATAAATCAATCCCCTCCTAAGGCATTGACCTTGTAATTACTTCAATGACTAACGTAAGAACACCTAAAACGATGGTCATTAAAGTTGAACTGAATAATACTTTTCTACTGACAACAGTAAATTTTTGGTTTTTAATGAACTTTCGATAAGCAAAATAGACGAAAATACCCAATATAATTGAGAAAATCCAACTTATTAAGCCCACTTGTGTAACCAATTTTCGCCAATCGAAAACCCAAAAGTATAGAATGGCGAAATGAATGGCTACTAAGGGTATCGTTATGATTACCGATATTAACCTTAACATAATCATCACTCCCAGATTTATTATACCATTATTTTTAAAAACCCGTGGTGCTAGTTGAGCGTCAGCGCTCAACTAGCCCTAGTGTGACCAGGGAATACGCCAACAAGATGCCATCGAGTGCCACTTCAAACCCGGTAATGGAATTCGCTCGAATGTCGGTGATCCGGTATTGGTCTACGAGAATCGAAAACACCGTCTCGATGACTTTGCGTTTTTTCCTGATCCATTCTTCCCATGCCTTGGATGGGCCGTGCTTTTGATTGTGTCGAGACGGTGTCCAGAACGCGGCTTGGTGTTCTTCGTACAGCTTTTCTCGAAGAGCGTGGCTGATGTACCCTTTGTCCCCAAAGTTGTAGGGATGAGGGATTTGAGTCATCACCGTTTCAGCGGCTTTGACGTCGTGGCAGGACGCTTCCGTCACGACATAGCCCATGGCCAGCCCTTGATTGGTCACTTGAAGATGCAGCTTGAAACCGTAGTACCATTGCTTTTTGGAAGCACAATACCCCATATCCGCGATCCCTCGAAATCGCTTGACGCGCTGCATTCTTGCGGGATGGCACAACGGAAGAGGCAAGCTGTCGACGACCGCATAAGCATGGTGTTGGCCACGTTTCGCCAGCTCATGACGGATCCATTTGATGGCGAAACCAAGCGCCCGGCAGCGGCGGTTGTATCGGGAGCGTTCAAGAAACGAGCCGTTTGTGAACAAATTTCCCGTGACAAAACGATGCCAGGCTCGTTCGGAAGAAAAGCCCAGCAGCTTCCCCAAAAGGTGAACCGCCATGACCACTTCGTCTTCTTGCTTGACCAAGTGACGGTTGCGGCGATGAAGATACATTTGAATCAACGACAGTTGGGCAGAAACAAAACAGAAAATAGCGGCATATTGTTTTTGAAGTTTGGCTGGATCTGTAGTAAAATGAAAGTGCTCTTGCATGGGGGATCTCTCCTTTCGAATGTTGGGTGACACTTTCATTCTACTGGAGATCCGCCAGCAAGGGCTATTTTTATGCTTGATCAAGTTTATCTAGCACCACGGGTTTTTAAAAAAATTTGGTAAACATTTATTGAGGTTATTAGCAACAATTTTTTAGAAAAGAGCCTTCCGAAAAAATCGATGGCGTCTTTGTCGCCATATTGTTCCGCCGTCTCCCACAAATAGTCGGAAATCGTTTTCTTTGGATAGTCGAGCGTAGCAGGAATGGACGGCGGATAATGAGCGAGCCACGGTTTTTCCATATGCATCCCTCCTTGTTTCTATT is a window from the Geobacillus stearothermophilus ATCC 12980 genome containing:
- a CDS encoding IS1595-like element ISBsm2 family transposase, producing the protein MAMAWHDVYQDFYTLPKKEQLELFRAIKKDLFPEPKSDISKMVREVRETRFSKGLACVHCGSMSVKRNGRYRSRQRYLCKDCGKSFNDMTGSPLSGTRYPHKWLKYFEMMVKGYTLPKIAEELHIHISTAFYWRHKILYAIRSLGHPTLKGIVESDETYFLESEKGKKFIAHRKARKRGGVAKKRGISEEQICVVVAHDRNGQILSQMVGRGRVTAMEIDEVLGKHIDTSALLCTDTATNYKKFATMKELQHEAINVRKGVYTKKGIYHIQHVNGYHTRLKKWMDRFQGVATKYLDNYLFWHRFLELNKKIPKKEQAKEMFLASCQQVNFTTVETIRRSA
- a CDS encoding IS982-like element ISGsp1 family transposase → MQEHFHFTTDPAKLQKQYAAIFCFVSAQLSLIQMYLHRRNRHLVKQEDEVVMAVHLLGKLLGFSSERAWHRFVTGNLFTNGSFLERSRYNRRCRALGFAIKWIRHELAKRGQHHAYAVVDSLPLPLCHPARMQRVKRFRGIADMGYCASKKQWYYGFKLHLQVTNQGLAMGYVVTEASCHDVKAAETVMTQIPHPYNFGDKGYISHALREKLYEEHQAAFWTPSRHNQKHGPSKAWEEWIRKKRKVIETVFSILVDQYRITDIRANSITGFEVALDGILLAYSLVTLGLVER